From a single Cygnus atratus isolate AKBS03 ecotype Queensland, Australia chromosome 10, CAtr_DNAZoo_HiC_assembly, whole genome shotgun sequence genomic region:
- the SUMF1 gene encoding formylglycine-generating enzyme isoform X1, whose translation MAAPCGSGALPRLLPLFLALALLLAAGTDPDPDPDPDSNPDSDAAPGGACGCGAGRGGGREAAARRYAAAAGGGGSGRSGPMVAIPGGEFTMGTDEPEIRQDGEWPARRVRVNGFYMDQHEVSNEEFERFVNATGYLTEAEKFGDSFVFEGMLSEEVKSEIHQAVAAAPWWLPVKGANWKHPEGPDSNIFSRMDHPVLHVSWNDAVAFCTWAGKRLPTEAEWEYSCRGGLENRLFPWGNKLQPKGQHYANIWQGVFPSNNTAEDGYKGTAPVTSFPPNGYGLYNIVGNAWEWTSDWWAVHHSAEEAHNPKGPASGTDKVKKGGSYMCHKSYCYRYRCAARSQNTPDSSASNLGFRCAADALPDLQ comes from the exons ATGGCTGCGCCCTGCGGCTCCGGGGCGCTGCCCCGCCTGCTGCCCCTCTTcctggccctggccctgctgctggcggcggGGACGGACCCGGACCCGGATCCGGATCCGGATTCGAATCCGGATTCGGATGCGGCTCCCGGCGGGGCCTgcggctgcggggccggccgcggcggcgggcgggaggcggcggcgcggcgctacgcggcggcagcgggcggcggcggcagcggcaggAGCGGGCCG aTGGTGGCTATTCCGGGAGGAGAGTTCACGATGGGCACCGATGAGCCGGAGATCCGGCAGGATGGAGAGTGGCCTGCCAGGAGAGTGCGTGTTAACGGCTTCTACATGGACCAGCACGAGGTCAGCAACGAGGAGTTCGAGAGGTTCGTGAATGCTACCGGGTACCTCACGGAG GCAGAGAAATTTGGCGATTCCTTTGTGTTTGAGGGAATGCTGAGTGAAGAAGTGAAGTCTGAAATCCATCAGGCA GTTGCAGCTGCTCCCTGGTGGCTGCCTGTGAAGGGGGCCAACTGGAAGCACCCCGAGGGGCCTGACTCCAATATCTTCAGCAG AATGGATCATCCGGTTCTTCACGTTTCCTGGAATGATGCTGTGGCGTTTTGCACATGGGCAGGGAAGCGATTACCAACCGAGGCTGAATGGGAATACAGCTGTCGAGGGGGCCTTGAGAATAG GCTTTTCCCCTGGGGCAACAAGCTTCAGCCAAAAGGCCAACACTACGCTAATATCTGGCAGGGAGTGTTCCCAAGCAACAACACTGCAGAAGATGGGTACAAAGGAACTGCACCA GTCACCTCATTTCCTCCCAATGGATATGGCTTGTACAACATCGTAGGAAACGCCTGGGAATGGACATCTGACTGGTGGGCTGTTCATCATTCAGCAGAGGAAGCTCATAACCCC AAAGGGCCCGCCTCAGGGACCGACAAAGTGAAGAAGGGCGGATCCTACATGTGCCACAAG tcCTACTGCTACCGGTACCGTTGTGCAGCCCGCAGCCAGAACACGCCTGACAGCTCCGCTTCAAATCTGGGCTTCCGCTGCGCAGCAGACGCCTTGCCAGACCTGCAGTGA
- the SUMF1 gene encoding formylglycine-generating enzyme isoform X2 → MAAPCGSGALPRLLPLFLALALLLAAGTDPDPDPDPDSNPDSDAAPGGACGCGAGRGGGREAAARRYAAAAGGGGSGRSGPMVAIPGGEFTMGTDEPEIRQDGEWPARRVRVNGFYMDQHEVSNEEFERFVNATGYLTEVAAAPWWLPVKGANWKHPEGPDSNIFSRMDHPVLHVSWNDAVAFCTWAGKRLPTEAEWEYSCRGGLENRLFPWGNKLQPKGQHYANIWQGVFPSNNTAEDGYKGTAPVTSFPPNGYGLYNIVGNAWEWTSDWWAVHHSAEEAHNPKGPASGTDKVKKGGSYMCHKSYCYRYRCAARSQNTPDSSASNLGFRCAADALPDLQ, encoded by the exons ATGGCTGCGCCCTGCGGCTCCGGGGCGCTGCCCCGCCTGCTGCCCCTCTTcctggccctggccctgctgctggcggcggGGACGGACCCGGACCCGGATCCGGATCCGGATTCGAATCCGGATTCGGATGCGGCTCCCGGCGGGGCCTgcggctgcggggccggccgcggcggcgggcgggaggcggcggcgcggcgctacgcggcggcagcgggcggcggcggcagcggcaggAGCGGGCCG aTGGTGGCTATTCCGGGAGGAGAGTTCACGATGGGCACCGATGAGCCGGAGATCCGGCAGGATGGAGAGTGGCCTGCCAGGAGAGTGCGTGTTAACGGCTTCTACATGGACCAGCACGAGGTCAGCAACGAGGAGTTCGAGAGGTTCGTGAATGCTACCGGGTACCTCACGGAG GTTGCAGCTGCTCCCTGGTGGCTGCCTGTGAAGGGGGCCAACTGGAAGCACCCCGAGGGGCCTGACTCCAATATCTTCAGCAG AATGGATCATCCGGTTCTTCACGTTTCCTGGAATGATGCTGTGGCGTTTTGCACATGGGCAGGGAAGCGATTACCAACCGAGGCTGAATGGGAATACAGCTGTCGAGGGGGCCTTGAGAATAG GCTTTTCCCCTGGGGCAACAAGCTTCAGCCAAAAGGCCAACACTACGCTAATATCTGGCAGGGAGTGTTCCCAAGCAACAACACTGCAGAAGATGGGTACAAAGGAACTGCACCA GTCACCTCATTTCCTCCCAATGGATATGGCTTGTACAACATCGTAGGAAACGCCTGGGAATGGACATCTGACTGGTGGGCTGTTCATCATTCAGCAGAGGAAGCTCATAACCCC AAAGGGCCCGCCTCAGGGACCGACAAAGTGAAGAAGGGCGGATCCTACATGTGCCACAAG tcCTACTGCTACCGGTACCGTTGTGCAGCCCGCAGCCAGAACACGCCTGACAGCTCCGCTTCAAATCTGGGCTTCCGCTGCGCAGCAGACGCCTTGCCAGACCTGCAGTGA
- the SUMF1 gene encoding formylglycine-generating enzyme isoform X3 yields MAAPCGSGALPRLLPLFLALALLLAAGTDPDPDPDPDSNPDSDAAPGGACGCGAGRGGGREAAARRYAAAAGGGGSGRSGPMVAIPGGEFTMGTDEPEIRQDGEWPARRVRVNGFYMDQHEVSNEEFERFVNATGYLTEAEKFGDSFVFEGMLSEEVKSEIHQAVAAAPWWLPVKGANWKHPEGPDSNIFSRMDHPVLHVSWNDAVAFCTWAGKRLPTEAEWEYSCRGGLENRLFPWGNKLQPKGQHYANIWQGVFPSNNTAEDGYKGTAPVTSFPPNGYGLYNIVGNAWEWTSDWWAVHHSAEEAHNPDD; encoded by the exons ATGGCTGCGCCCTGCGGCTCCGGGGCGCTGCCCCGCCTGCTGCCCCTCTTcctggccctggccctgctgctggcggcggGGACGGACCCGGACCCGGATCCGGATCCGGATTCGAATCCGGATTCGGATGCGGCTCCCGGCGGGGCCTgcggctgcggggccggccgcggcggcgggcgggaggcggcggcgcggcgctacgcggcggcagcgggcggcggcggcagcggcaggAGCGGGCCG aTGGTGGCTATTCCGGGAGGAGAGTTCACGATGGGCACCGATGAGCCGGAGATCCGGCAGGATGGAGAGTGGCCTGCCAGGAGAGTGCGTGTTAACGGCTTCTACATGGACCAGCACGAGGTCAGCAACGAGGAGTTCGAGAGGTTCGTGAATGCTACCGGGTACCTCACGGAG GCAGAGAAATTTGGCGATTCCTTTGTGTTTGAGGGAATGCTGAGTGAAGAAGTGAAGTCTGAAATCCATCAGGCA GTTGCAGCTGCTCCCTGGTGGCTGCCTGTGAAGGGGGCCAACTGGAAGCACCCCGAGGGGCCTGACTCCAATATCTTCAGCAG AATGGATCATCCGGTTCTTCACGTTTCCTGGAATGATGCTGTGGCGTTTTGCACATGGGCAGGGAAGCGATTACCAACCGAGGCTGAATGGGAATACAGCTGTCGAGGGGGCCTTGAGAATAG GCTTTTCCCCTGGGGCAACAAGCTTCAGCCAAAAGGCCAACACTACGCTAATATCTGGCAGGGAGTGTTCCCAAGCAACAACACTGCAGAAGATGGGTACAAAGGAACTGCACCA GTCACCTCATTTCCTCCCAATGGATATGGCTTGTACAACATCGTAGGAAACGCCTGGGAATGGACATCTGACTGGTGGGCTGTTCATCATTCAGCAGAGGAAGCTCATAACCCC GATGACTAA